From Symphalangus syndactylus isolate Jambi chromosome 17, NHGRI_mSymSyn1-v2.1_pri, whole genome shotgun sequence, one genomic window encodes:
- the LOC129466590 gene encoding pregnancy-specific beta-1-glycoprotein 7 isoform X3 → MGPLSAPPCTQHITWKGLLLTAETPKPSISSSNLNTREAMEAVILTCDPETPDASYLWWMNGQSLPVTHRLQLSEANRTLILFGVTKDIAGPYECEIRNPVSASHSDPVTLNLLPKLPKPYITINNLNPRENTDVLTFTCEPKSENYTYMWWLNGQSLPVSPSVKRPIENRILILPSVTRNETGPYQCEIRDQYGGILSDPVTVNVLYGPDLPRIYPAFTYYHKGENLSLSCVADSNPPAEYSWTINGKFHLSGQKLSIPQITTKHSGLYACSVRNSATGKESSKSVTVKVPEWTLP, encoded by the exons CGGAGACTCCCAAGCCCTCCATCTCCAGCAGCAACTTAAACACCAGGGAGGCCATGGAGGCTGTGATCTTAACCTGTGATCCTGAGACTCCGGACGCAAGCTACCTGTGGTGGATGAATGGTCAGAGCCTCCCTGTGACTCACAGGTTGCAGCTGTCCGAAGCCAACAGGACCCTCATTCTATTTGGTGTCACAAAGGATATTGCAGGACCCTATGAATGTGAAATACGGAACCCAGTGAGTGCCAGCCACAGTGACCCAGTCACCCTGAATCTCCTCC CGAAGCTGCCCAAGCCGTATATCACCATCAACAACTTAAACCCCAGGGAGAATACGGACGTCTTAACCTTCACCTGCGAACCTAAGAGTGAGAACTACACCTACATGTGGTGGCTAAATGGTCAGAGCCTCCCGGTCAGTCCCAGCGTAAAGCGACCCATTGAAAACAGGATCCTCATTCTACCCAGTGTCACGAGAAATGAAACAGGACCCTATCAATGTGAAATACGGGACCAATATGGTGGCATCCTCAGCGACCCAGTCACCGTGAATGTCCTCT ATGGTCCAGACCTCCCCAGAATTTACCCTGCATTCACCTATTACCATAAAGGGGAAAACCTCTCCCTGTCCTGCGTCGCCGACTCTAACCCACCGGCAGAGTATTCTTGGACAATTAATGGGAAGTTTCACCTATCAGGACAAAAGCTCTCTATCCCCCAAATTACTACAAAGCATAGCGGGCTCTATGCTTGCTCTGTTCGTAACTCAGCCACTGGCAAGGAAAGCTCCAAATCCGTGACAGTCAAAGTCCCTG AGTGGACATTACCCTGA
- the LOC129466515 gene encoding pregnancy-specific beta-1-glycoprotein 2-like isoform X4 → MGPLSAPLCTQRITWKGLLLTASLLNFWNPPTTAQVMIEAQPPKISEGKDVLLLVHNLPQNLPGYMWYKGKMKDLYHYIISYVADSQIIIPGPAYTGREIVYSNASLLIKNVTREDAGSYNLHIIKRGDETTGVTGHFTITLYPETPKPSISSSNLNPREAMEAVILTCDPETPDASYLWWMNGQSLPVTRRFQLSRSNRTLFIFGVTKYIAGPYECEIRNPVSASRSDPVTLNLLHGLDAPTISFSYTYYHTGEVPKLSCLTDSHPLAEHSWLTDGKFQQPAQVCFISQITKTYRGV, encoded by the exons ATGGGGCCCCTCTCAGCCCCTCTGTGCACACAGCGCATCACCTGGAAGGGGCTCCTGCTCACAG CATCACTTTTAAACTTCTGGAACCCGCCCACCACTGCCCAAGTTATGATTGAAGCCCAGCCACCCAAAATTTCCGAGGGGAAGGATGTCCTTCTACTTGTCCACAATTTGCCCCAGAATCTTCCTGGCTACATGTGGTACAAAGGGAAAATGAAGGACCTCTACCATTACATTATATCATATGTAGCAGACAGTCAAATAATTATACCTGGGCCTGCATACACTGGACGAGAAATAGTATATTCAAATGCATCCCTGCTGATCAAGAATGTCACCCGGGAGGACGCAGGATCCTACAACTTACACATCATAAAGCGAGGTGATGAGACTACAGGAGTAACTGGACATTTCACCATCACCTTATACC CGGAGACTCCCAAGCCCTCCATCTCCAGCAGCAACTTAAACCCCAGGGAGGCCATGGAGGCTGTGATCTTAACCTGTGATCCTGAGACTCCAGACGCAAGCTACTTGTGGTGGATGAATGGTCAGAGCCTCCCTGTGACTCGCAGGTTTCAGCTGTCCAGAAGCAACAGGACCCTCTTTATATTTGGTGTCACAAAGTATATTGCAGGACCCTATGAATGTGAAATACGGAACCCAGTGAGTGCCAGCCGCAGTGACCCAGTCACTCTGAATCTCCTCC ATGGCCTGGATGCCCCCACCATTTCTTTCTCATACACCTATTACCATACAGGGGAAGTCCCCAAGCTCTCCTGCCTCACAGACTCTCACCCACTGGCAGAGCATTCTTGGCTGACTGATGGGAAGTTCCAGCAACCAGCACAAGTGTGCTTTATCTCCCAAATCACTAAAACGTATAGAGGGGTCTAA
- the LOC129466515 gene encoding pregnancy-specific beta-1-glycoprotein 3-like isoform X3, whose amino-acid sequence MGPLSAPLCTQRITWKGLLLTASLLNFWNPPTTAQVMIEAQPPKISEGKDVLLLVHNLPQNLPGYMWYKGKMKDLYHYIISYVADSQIIIPGPAYTGREIVYSNASLLIKNVTREDAGSYNLHIIKRGDETTGVTGHFTITLYPETPKPSISSSNLNPREAMEAVILTCDPETPDASYLWWMNGQSLPVTRRFQLSRSNRTLFIFGVTKYIAGPYECEIRNPVSASRSDPVTLNLLPKLPKPYITINNLNPWENKDDLTFTCEPNSKNHTYVWLLNGQRLPVSPRVKRPIENRILILPSVTRNETGPYQCEIWDRYGGIRSFPVTLNVLYGPDLPRIYPSFTYYRSGENLSLSCSSDSNPPAEYSWTINGKFLLSGQNLSIPQITTKHSGLYACYVRNSATGKEISRSMTVKVSAPSGTGHLPGLNPLEQP is encoded by the exons ATGGGGCCCCTCTCAGCCCCTCTGTGCACACAGCGCATCACCTGGAAGGGGCTCCTGCTCACAG CATCACTTTTAAACTTCTGGAACCCGCCCACCACTGCCCAAGTTATGATTGAAGCCCAGCCACCCAAAATTTCCGAGGGGAAGGATGTCCTTCTACTTGTCCACAATTTGCCCCAGAATCTTCCTGGCTACATGTGGTACAAAGGGAAAATGAAGGACCTCTACCATTACATTATATCATATGTAGCAGACAGTCAAATAATTATACCTGGGCCTGCATACACTGGACGAGAAATAGTATATTCAAATGCATCCCTGCTGATCAAGAATGTCACCCGGGAGGACGCAGGATCCTACAACTTACACATCATAAAGCGAGGTGATGAGACTACAGGAGTAACTGGACATTTCACCATCACCTTATACC CGGAGACTCCCAAGCCCTCCATCTCCAGCAGCAACTTAAACCCCAGGGAGGCCATGGAGGCTGTGATCTTAACCTGTGATCCTGAGACTCCAGACGCAAGCTACTTGTGGTGGATGAATGGTCAGAGCCTCCCTGTGACTCGCAGGTTTCAGCTGTCCAGAAGCAACAGGACCCTCTTTATATTTGGTGTCACAAAGTATATTGCAGGACCCTATGAATGTGAAATACGGAACCCAGTGAGTGCCAGCCGCAGTGACCCAGTCACTCTGAATCTCCTCC CAAAGCTGCCCAAGCCATACATCACCATCAACAACTTAAACCCCTGGGAGAATAAGGATGACTTAACCTTCACCTGTGAACCTAACAGTAAGAACCACACCTACGTGTGGTTGCTAAATGGTCAGAGACTCCCGGTGAGTCCCAGGGTAAAGCGACCCATTGAAAACAGGATCCTCATTCTACCCAGTGTcacaagaaatgaaacaggacCCTATCAATGTGAAATATGGGACCGATACGGTGGCATCCGCAGTTTCCCAGTCACCCTGAATGTCCTCT ATGGTCCAGACCTCCCCAGAATTTATCCTTCCTTCACCTATTACCGTTCAGGAGAAAACCTCTCCTTGTCCTGCTCCTCGGACTCTAACCCACCGGCAGAGTATTCTTGGACAATTAATGGGAAGTTTCTGCTATCAGGACAAAATCTCTCTATCCCCCAAATTACTACAAAGCATAGCGGGCTCTATGCTTGTTATGTTCGTAACTCAGCCACTGGCAAGGAAATCTCCAGATCCATGACAGTCAAAGTCTCTG CTCCTTCAGGAACAGGACATCTTCCTGGCCTTAATCCATTAGAGCAGCCGTGA
- the LOC129466515 gene encoding pregnancy-specific beta-1-glycoprotein 4-like isoform X1, translated as MGPLSAPLCTQRITWKGLLLTASLLNFWNPPTTAQVMIEAQPPKISEGKDVLLLVHNLPQNLPGYMWYKGKMKDLYHYIISYVADSQIIIPGPAYTGREIVYSNASLLIKNVTREDAGSYNLHIIKRGDETTGVTGHFTITLYPETPKPSISSSNLNPREAMEAVILTCDPETPDASYLWWMNGQSLPVTRRFQLSRSNRTLFIFGVTKYIAGPYECEIRNPVSASRSDPVTLNLLPKLPKPYITINNLNPWENKDDLTFTCEPNSKNHTYVWLLNGQRLPVSPRVKRPIENRILILPSVTRNETGPYQCEIWDRYGGIRSFPVTLNVLYGPDLPRIYPSFTYYRSGENLSLSCSSDSNPPAEYSWTINGKFLLSGQNLSIPQITTKHSGLYACYVRNSATGKEISRSMTVKVSGPCHGDLAGSHSRLPQQRR; from the exons ATGGGGCCCCTCTCAGCCCCTCTGTGCACACAGCGCATCACCTGGAAGGGGCTCCTGCTCACAG CATCACTTTTAAACTTCTGGAACCCGCCCACCACTGCCCAAGTTATGATTGAAGCCCAGCCACCCAAAATTTCCGAGGGGAAGGATGTCCTTCTACTTGTCCACAATTTGCCCCAGAATCTTCCTGGCTACATGTGGTACAAAGGGAAAATGAAGGACCTCTACCATTACATTATATCATATGTAGCAGACAGTCAAATAATTATACCTGGGCCTGCATACACTGGACGAGAAATAGTATATTCAAATGCATCCCTGCTGATCAAGAATGTCACCCGGGAGGACGCAGGATCCTACAACTTACACATCATAAAGCGAGGTGATGAGACTACAGGAGTAACTGGACATTTCACCATCACCTTATACC CGGAGACTCCCAAGCCCTCCATCTCCAGCAGCAACTTAAACCCCAGGGAGGCCATGGAGGCTGTGATCTTAACCTGTGATCCTGAGACTCCAGACGCAAGCTACTTGTGGTGGATGAATGGTCAGAGCCTCCCTGTGACTCGCAGGTTTCAGCTGTCCAGAAGCAACAGGACCCTCTTTATATTTGGTGTCACAAAGTATATTGCAGGACCCTATGAATGTGAAATACGGAACCCAGTGAGTGCCAGCCGCAGTGACCCAGTCACTCTGAATCTCCTCC CAAAGCTGCCCAAGCCATACATCACCATCAACAACTTAAACCCCTGGGAGAATAAGGATGACTTAACCTTCACCTGTGAACCTAACAGTAAGAACCACACCTACGTGTGGTTGCTAAATGGTCAGAGACTCCCGGTGAGTCCCAGGGTAAAGCGACCCATTGAAAACAGGATCCTCATTCTACCCAGTGTcacaagaaatgaaacaggacCCTATCAATGTGAAATATGGGACCGATACGGTGGCATCCGCAGTTTCCCAGTCACCCTGAATGTCCTCT ATGGTCCAGACCTCCCCAGAATTTATCCTTCCTTCACCTATTACCGTTCAGGAGAAAACCTCTCCTTGTCCTGCTCCTCGGACTCTAACCCACCGGCAGAGTATTCTTGGACAATTAATGGGAAGTTTCTGCTATCAGGACAAAATCTCTCTATCCCCCAAATTACTACAAAGCATAGCGGGCTCTATGCTTGTTATGTTCGTAACTCAGCCACTGGCAAGGAAATCTCCAGATCCATGACAGTCAAAGTCTCTG GTCCCTGCCATGGAGACCTGGCAGGATCTCATTCACGGCTGCCACAACAGAGACGCTGA
- the LOC129466515 gene encoding pregnancy-specific beta-1-glycoprotein 9-like isoform X5, protein MGPLSAPLCTQRITWKGLLLTASLLNFWNPPTTAQVMIEAQPPKISEGKDVLLLVHNLPQNLPGYMWYKGKMKDLYHYIISYVADSQIIIPGPAYTGREIVYSNASLLIKNVTREDAGSYNLHIIKRGDETTGVTGHFTITLYHGPDLPRIYPSFTYYRSGENLSLSCSSDSNPPAEYSWTINGKFLLSGQNLSIPQITTKHSGLYACYVRNSATGKEISRSMTVKVSGPCHGDLAGSHSRLPQQRR, encoded by the exons ATGGGGCCCCTCTCAGCCCCTCTGTGCACACAGCGCATCACCTGGAAGGGGCTCCTGCTCACAG CATCACTTTTAAACTTCTGGAACCCGCCCACCACTGCCCAAGTTATGATTGAAGCCCAGCCACCCAAAATTTCCGAGGGGAAGGATGTCCTTCTACTTGTCCACAATTTGCCCCAGAATCTTCCTGGCTACATGTGGTACAAAGGGAAAATGAAGGACCTCTACCATTACATTATATCATATGTAGCAGACAGTCAAATAATTATACCTGGGCCTGCATACACTGGACGAGAAATAGTATATTCAAATGCATCCCTGCTGATCAAGAATGTCACCCGGGAGGACGCAGGATCCTACAACTTACACATCATAAAGCGAGGTGATGAGACTACAGGAGTAACTGGACATTTCACCATCACCTTATACC ATGGTCCAGACCTCCCCAGAATTTATCCTTCCTTCACCTATTACCGTTCAGGAGAAAACCTCTCCTTGTCCTGCTCCTCGGACTCTAACCCACCGGCAGAGTATTCTTGGACAATTAATGGGAAGTTTCTGCTATCAGGACAAAATCTCTCTATCCCCCAAATTACTACAAAGCATAGCGGGCTCTATGCTTGTTATGTTCGTAACTCAGCCACTGGCAAGGAAATCTCCAGATCCATGACAGTCAAAGTCTCTG GTCCCTGCCATGGAGACCTGGCAGGATCTCATTCACGGCTGCCACAACAGAGACGCTGA
- the LOC129466515 gene encoding pregnancy-specific beta-1-glycoprotein 6-like isoform X2, whose amino-acid sequence MGPLSAPLCTQRITWKGLLLTASLLNFWNPPTTAQVMIEAQPPKISEGKDVLLLVHNLPQNLPGYMWYKGKMKDLYHYIISYVADSQIIIPGPAYTGREIVYSNASLLIKNVTREDAGSYNLHIIKRGDETTGVTGHFTITLYPETPKPSISSSNLNPREAMEAVILTCDPETPDASYLWWMNGQSLPVTRRFQLSRSNRTLFIFGVTKYIAGPYECEIRNPVSASRSDPVTLNLLPKLPKPYITINNLNPWENKDDLTFTCEPNSKNHTYVWLLNGQRLPVSPRVKRPIENRILILPSVTRNETGPYQCEIWDRYGGIRSFPVTLNVLYGPDLPRIYPSFTYYRSGENLSLSCSSDSNPPAEYSWTINGKFLLSGQNLSIPQITTKHSGLYACYVRNSATGKEISRSMTVKVSETGSPQVTYAGPNTWPQEILLL is encoded by the exons ATGGGGCCCCTCTCAGCCCCTCTGTGCACACAGCGCATCACCTGGAAGGGGCTCCTGCTCACAG CATCACTTTTAAACTTCTGGAACCCGCCCACCACTGCCCAAGTTATGATTGAAGCCCAGCCACCCAAAATTTCCGAGGGGAAGGATGTCCTTCTACTTGTCCACAATTTGCCCCAGAATCTTCCTGGCTACATGTGGTACAAAGGGAAAATGAAGGACCTCTACCATTACATTATATCATATGTAGCAGACAGTCAAATAATTATACCTGGGCCTGCATACACTGGACGAGAAATAGTATATTCAAATGCATCCCTGCTGATCAAGAATGTCACCCGGGAGGACGCAGGATCCTACAACTTACACATCATAAAGCGAGGTGATGAGACTACAGGAGTAACTGGACATTTCACCATCACCTTATACC CGGAGACTCCCAAGCCCTCCATCTCCAGCAGCAACTTAAACCCCAGGGAGGCCATGGAGGCTGTGATCTTAACCTGTGATCCTGAGACTCCAGACGCAAGCTACTTGTGGTGGATGAATGGTCAGAGCCTCCCTGTGACTCGCAGGTTTCAGCTGTCCAGAAGCAACAGGACCCTCTTTATATTTGGTGTCACAAAGTATATTGCAGGACCCTATGAATGTGAAATACGGAACCCAGTGAGTGCCAGCCGCAGTGACCCAGTCACTCTGAATCTCCTCC CAAAGCTGCCCAAGCCATACATCACCATCAACAACTTAAACCCCTGGGAGAATAAGGATGACTTAACCTTCACCTGTGAACCTAACAGTAAGAACCACACCTACGTGTGGTTGCTAAATGGTCAGAGACTCCCGGTGAGTCCCAGGGTAAAGCGACCCATTGAAAACAGGATCCTCATTCTACCCAGTGTcacaagaaatgaaacaggacCCTATCAATGTGAAATATGGGACCGATACGGTGGCATCCGCAGTTTCCCAGTCACCCTGAATGTCCTCT ATGGTCCAGACCTCCCCAGAATTTATCCTTCCTTCACCTATTACCGTTCAGGAGAAAACCTCTCCTTGTCCTGCTCCTCGGACTCTAACCCACCGGCAGAGTATTCTTGGACAATTAATGGGAAGTTTCTGCTATCAGGACAAAATCTCTCTATCCCCCAAATTACTACAAAGCATAGCGGGCTCTATGCTTGTTATGTTCGTAACTCAGCCACTGGCAAGGAAATCTCCAGATCCATGACAGTCAAAGTCTCTG agacagggtccccTCAGGTTACCTATGCTGGtccaaacacctggcctcaagaaatccttctgttgtga